From the genome of Danaus plexippus chromosome 30, MEX_DaPlex, whole genome shotgun sequence, one region includes:
- the LOC116775522 gene encoding uncharacterized protein LOC116775522: MGLVCKRTVTGARMFELPEGAGEAKADLLALKLRELVPEVKVARPVKCAELRVSGLDDSVTKEDVLAAVACQGKCSAEQVRVGPIRFRGVFSMGAAWVRSALPKPAAFWCLEVGHAGLRCPSTTDRSRLCFRCGGEGHLAATCTSDPRSPLCAEAGVAANHMVGGKQCHPPKSHKGKGPEKSSVPPKKSAVPEVVIMDE; the protein is encoded by the exons ATGGGTCTCGTCTGCAAACGGACGGTAACCGGGGCCCGGATGTTTGAGCTCCCGGAGGGTGCAGGTGAGGCCAAGGCTGACCTCCTAGCACTGAAACTCCGGGAGCTGGTCCCCGAGGTCAAAGTCGCCCGGCCCGTGAAGTGCGCAGAGTTGCGAGTCTCCGGGCTGGACGACTCCGTTACTAAAGAGGACGTCCTTGCCGCCGTCGCATGCCAGGGCAAGTGCTCAGCAGAGCAAGTGCGAGTGGGCCCGATCCGCTTCCGCGGTGTATTCAGTATGGGAGCTGCATGGGTGCGAAGTGCCTTGCCGAAGCCGGCCGCCTTTTG GTGTCTGGAAGTTGGACACGCCGGCCTAAGGTGCCCGTCAACCACAGACCGCAGCCGTTTGTGCTTCCGCTGCGGCGGTGAGGGGCATTTGGCCGCGACGTGTACGTCGGATCCGCGGTCTCCACTGTGTGCGGAGGCGGGAGTAGCCGCCAACCATATGGTGGGGGGCAAGCAATGCCACCCACCTAAGAGTCACAAGGGCAAGGGGCCCGAAAAATCCTCCGTCCCTCCCAAAAAATCTGCCGTGCCTGAGGTGGTTATAATGGACGAGTAA